From Cryptomeria japonica unplaced genomic scaffold, Sugi_1.0 HiC_scaffold_396, whole genome shotgun sequence, a single genomic window includes:
- the LOC131871340 gene encoding aspartic proteinase nepenthesin-1-like, translating to MERSKLLGFVVLICFTIPTISCSSDRLFSGWPKSSSDENVKIRVNMTRRSERELGFSERLGLAVDRSKKRMKKIEALIRGQLDAETPVEVGDGEFLMSVALGTPSVSFEAIVDTGSDLIWTQCKPCKDCFSQPTPIFDPSKSPTFSTIPCGDSLCDALGSTQTGCNPDCTFMYQYGDGSFTSGDLAYETLSIGSSKVKGIAFGCGHDNEGQGFSQGGGLVGLGRGGLSLISQLGSKAENMFSYCLLPITDSSSQTSPLFFGEGASLSGGAKTLPLIKSSIIPTFWYIPITGITLNGKALDIPPGTFDLQSDGSGGMIIDSGTTVTILDQAAYSPLKEAIQSAIDLTPVDGSSTGLDLCYHTSSAHLTLPTLVFNFKGGVDYELPADNFFIQASENLLCLAMLGEPSGNPSIFGNIQQQNFHILYNNAQNTLSFKPTKCDSL from the coding sequence atggagCGTTCAAAGCTGTTGGGTTTTGTGGTCTTGATATGCTTTACTATTCCAACGATATCATGTTCTTCGGACAGACTGTTTAGTGGTTGGCCGAAGTCTAGCAGcgatgaaaatgtaaaaataaggGTGAATATGACGCGCAGATCAGAGAGAGAGTTGGGTTTTTCTGAGAGATTGGGTTTGGCTGTGGATCGAAGTAAGAAGCGAATGAAGAAGATAGAGGCATTGATAAGAGGGCAATTAGACGCTGAAACGCCCGTTGAAGTAGGGGATGGAGAATTTCTGATGAGCGTTGCACTGGGAACGCCCTCTGTGAGCTTCGAAGCGATTGTGGACACGGGGAGCGATCTGATTTGGACTCAGTGCAAGCCTTGCAAGGACTGCTTCTCTCAGCCTACGCCAATCTTCGACCCCTCCAAGTCCCCCACATTTTCCACAATTCCCTGCGGTGATTCTCTTTGTGACGCCTTGGGGAGTACGCAAACCGGATGCAATCCAGATTGTACCTTTATGTATCAGTATGGCGATGGTTCCTTCACCAGCGGCGACCTGGCTTACGAGACATTGTCAATTGGGAGCAGCAAGGTTAAAGGCATTGcatttggatgcgggcatgacaacGAAGGACAAGGATTCTCTCAGGGTGGTGGCCTTGTGGGACTGGGAAGAGGTGGTCTCTCCCTTATCTCACAGCTGGGTTCCAAAGCAGAGAACATGTTCTCTTACTGTCTTTTGCCCATCACCGACTCTTCTTCACAAACCAGCCCCCTCTTTTTCGGCGAGGGTGCTTCCTTGAGCGGAGGAGCCAAGACTCTCCCACTCATCAAGAGCAGTATCATTCCCACTTTCTGGTACATTCCTATTACAGGAATcaccctcaatggtaaggcactagATATTCCTCCTGGAACTTTCGATCTGCAATCGGACGGCAGCGGAGGTATGATCATCGACTCCGGAACCACTGTTACCATCCTGGACCAGGCTGCCTACTCTCCTCTTAAGGAAGCAATTCAGTCCGCCATTGATCTCACTCCTGTAGACGGCTCTTCTACAGGTTTGGATCTTTGTTACCACACATCATCCGCTCACCTCACCTTGCCAACCCTCGTCTTCAACTTCAAAGGCGGCGTGGATTACGAGCTTCCGGCAGACAACTTTTTCATTCAGGCATCTGAAAATCTCTTGTGCCTGGCAATGTTGGGTGAACCATCGGGGAATCCTTCCATCTTCGGAAACATACAGCAGCAAAACTTCCATATCCTTTACAACAATGCTCAGAACACGCTCTCTTTCAAGCCCACTAAGTGTGATTCTCTTTaa